One genomic window of Bradyrhizobium sp. CCGE-LA001 includes the following:
- a CDS encoding alpha/beta fold hydrolase: protein MADKTSKQPRGPGRAPDDPLLWPFAAAQLAMDACFWWLDRDAPVEQDESNLPWTTPNTVALELATVRLRDCTRTRSGQPALVCAPYALHRALIADFAPGHSVVQSLQTSGIDRVYLTEWRSASPDMRYLSIDNYLSDLNVAIDEIGAPVDLVGLCQGGWLSLLYAARFPAKVRRLVLVGAPVDLSIESSLARLTRNAPELVYDQLVARGGGNVSGEEMLRLWSKAPSRDDTEAALQRDLSDEEGAALLARFDRWNTETLDLPGTYYLQIVNWIFRENRIAGGKFVALGRTIDLKGVNVPIFVLAGLDDDVVPAAQALATAGLVGTPPPFIAAASEPTNHLGLFMGARTNAHAWPRIAEWLRDDLSGVLARSA, encoded by the coding sequence ATGGCGGACAAGACCAGCAAACAGCCGCGCGGACCCGGGCGGGCCCCGGATGACCCACTGCTGTGGCCGTTTGCAGCAGCGCAGCTTGCCATGGACGCCTGCTTCTGGTGGCTCGATCGCGATGCACCAGTGGAGCAGGATGAGAGCAATCTGCCCTGGACCACGCCGAACACGGTGGCGTTGGAGCTTGCGACCGTGCGCCTGCGCGATTGCACGCGGACGCGCTCCGGCCAGCCGGCTCTGGTCTGTGCACCTTATGCGCTGCACCGGGCCCTGATCGCCGACTTCGCGCCCGGCCACAGTGTGGTGCAGTCCCTTCAGACCAGCGGCATCGACCGGGTCTATCTCACGGAGTGGCGGTCAGCTTCGCCCGACATGCGCTATCTCTCGATCGACAATTACCTCTCCGATCTCAACGTCGCCATCGACGAGATCGGTGCGCCAGTCGATCTCGTCGGCCTGTGCCAGGGCGGCTGGCTGTCGCTGCTCTACGCGGCGCGCTTTCCGGCCAAGGTGCGGCGTCTGGTCTTGGTCGGGGCCCCGGTCGACCTCTCGATCGAGTCGTCATTGGCGCGGCTCACCCGCAACGCCCCCGAGCTGGTTTATGACCAGCTCGTCGCGCGCGGCGGTGGCAATGTCAGCGGCGAGGAGATGCTGCGCCTGTGGTCGAAGGCGCCAAGCCGCGACGACACCGAGGCGGCGTTGCAGAGGGATCTTTCGGACGAGGAGGGCGCAGCCCTGCTCGCCCGTTTCGATCGCTGGAATACGGAGACGCTGGATCTGCCGGGCACCTATTATCTTCAGATCGTCAACTGGATCTTCCGGGAGAACCGGATTGCCGGCGGCAAATTCGTCGCGCTCGGCCGCACCATCGATCTCAAGGGCGTCAACGTGCCGATCTTCGTGCTGGCCGGACTCGACGACGACGTCGTGCCGGCCGCGCAGGCGCTCGCCACCGCCGGTCTCGTCGGCACGCCGCCGCCCTTCATTGCGGCGGCGTCCGAGCCGACCAATCACCTCGGCCTGTTCATGGGAGCGCGGACCAACGCCCATGCCTGGCCCCGGATCGCCGAATGGCTGCGCGACGACCTGTCTGGAGTTTTGGCCCGCAGTGCCTGA
- the pncA gene encoding bifunctional nicotinamidase/pyrazinamidase codes for MKISDRDVLLVIDVQNDFCTGGALAVPGGEKVVPAINRIAQKFANVVLTQDWHPSDHVSFAPNHADKQPFQTIELDYGTQVLWPTHCVQGTAGAEFHPEIDVDRANLVVRKGFRRGIDSYSALFENDKRTPTGLLGYLRERELKTVFVAGLALDFCVRFSAEDARKAGFEVAVVEDACRGIDLDGSVAAAHGSFRELGISVIGLEAFL; via the coding sequence ATGAAGATTTCCGACCGCGACGTGCTGCTGGTGATCGACGTGCAGAACGATTTCTGCACCGGTGGAGCGCTCGCCGTTCCCGGCGGCGAGAAGGTCGTCCCCGCCATCAACCGAATCGCCCAAAAATTCGCCAATGTGGTGCTGACCCAGGACTGGCATCCGAGTGACCACGTGTCGTTCGCGCCGAACCATGCGGACAAGCAGCCGTTCCAGACCATCGAGCTCGACTACGGCACCCAGGTGCTGTGGCCGACGCATTGCGTGCAGGGCACGGCGGGCGCCGAATTCCACCCGGAGATCGACGTCGACAGGGCGAACCTCGTGGTCCGCAAGGGCTTTCGCCGCGGCATCGATTCCTATTCGGCATTGTTCGAGAACGACAAGAGAACGCCGACGGGCCTGCTCGGATATTTGCGCGAGCGCGAGCTGAAGACCGTCTTCGTCGCCGGCCTGGCGCTGGATTTCTGCGTCCGCTTCTCGGCGGAGGACGCCCGCAAGGCAGGCTTCGAGGTTGCCGTCGTCGAGGATGCCTGCCGCGGCATTGACCTCGATGGCTCCGTGGCCGCGGCTCATGGCAGTTTCAGGGAGCTCGGCATTTCGGTGATCGGCCTCGAAGCGTTCCTGTGA
- the glk gene encoding glucokinase → MTIGKTGQILLADIGGTNARFALSQVDSSGRDPAGPIDYVKVADFPTVREAIVDVLARRSGGQTPRRAVLAVAGPVTNNRCVMTNSPWVIDGNELQPALGFDSVHVLNDFEVVAWSLPALQPADLIPLGGQDGLPGEPLLVVGPGTGFGVSCLVERHGARLAVVTEAGHATLPAENEREERVIACLRKRLGHVSIERGALSGSGLQSLYEALAEVDGAQVPHRDPAAITKAALEGSCPISRATLDMFCAILGSVAGNLAVTFGARGGVYIAGGIAPRFPEFLAASAFRVRFEAKGRFQDYLRNIPTRLVIKPDASFVGLNMFAEHNAT, encoded by the coding sequence ATGACCATCGGCAAGACAGGACAGATTCTTCTCGCCGATATCGGCGGCACCAATGCGCGCTTCGCGCTGAGCCAGGTCGATTCCAGCGGCCGCGATCCAGCCGGACCAATCGACTATGTGAAGGTCGCCGACTTCCCAACCGTCCGGGAAGCCATCGTCGATGTCCTCGCACGCCGCTCCGGTGGCCAGACGCCTCGACGAGCCGTGCTGGCAGTGGCGGGGCCCGTGACCAACAACCGCTGCGTCATGACCAACAGTCCCTGGGTCATCGACGGCAACGAGCTGCAACCCGCCCTCGGCTTCGACAGCGTCCACGTGCTCAACGATTTCGAGGTGGTGGCCTGGTCCCTTCCCGCCTTGCAGCCTGCCGACCTGATCCCGCTCGGTGGACAGGATGGCCTGCCCGGCGAACCCTTGCTGGTGGTCGGTCCGGGAACCGGCTTTGGCGTGTCCTGTCTGGTCGAGCGCCATGGCGCGCGGCTGGCGGTGGTGACGGAGGCCGGTCACGCGACCCTGCCGGCCGAGAACGAGCGCGAAGAACGCGTGATCGCCTGTCTGCGCAAGCGGCTCGGCCATGTCTCGATCGAACGCGGCGCGCTCTCGGGTTCCGGCCTGCAAAGTCTCTACGAGGCTCTGGCCGAGGTCGACGGCGCCCAGGTGCCGCATCGCGATCCCGCCGCCATCACCAAAGCCGCGCTGGAGGGCAGCTGCCCGATCAGCCGCGCGACGCTCGACATGTTCTGCGCCATCCTCGGCTCGGTCGCCGGCAATCTCGCGGTGACCTTTGGCGCCCGCGGCGGTGTCTATATTGCCGGTGGAATCGCGCCGCGCTTTCCGGAATTCCTCGCGGCCTCCGCCTTCCGCGTACGCTTCGAGGCCAAGGGACGCTTCCAGGATTACTTGCGCAACATTCCAACCCGGCTGGTCATCAAGCCGGATGCGAGCTTCGTCGGGCTCAACATGTTCGCCGAGCACAATGCGACTTGA